The genome window TGTATTGCTATTAACACACATGTATTTCAGATTATTTTGGGGACTACAATGCTGTGAATTATACCTTGTTCTTTTGTTCCATGTCTGCATTGTATTTAAGCAAATATTCAACCAGCTTCTGATTGTCTTCAGACACAGCATAGTGAAGAGAAGTATTGCCATTTTTGTCCATATGATTGGGATTAGCACCGTGCTTCAACAATGTACACATGCACCCATATGACCAGTTTTGTACAGCCTAGGGATTATACCAAGAAAGAGATTGCTTGTTCAATGAATTCAATATGATCATCACATAGAGTTCACCAAGTAGTGACATGTTCATGGGGCAAGTTTGTTctaaaatcatttaaattaagTCTGTGTTATGCTAGATTTGGACAGATATACATACCTTCATCAGAGGTGTGATGGAGTTCCTGTCAACAGCATCAATATCACAATTATTTCTCAGTAGAACATTTACTACTTCTTCCCTGCCATAGATGCAAGCAAAATGCAAAGCAGTCCTATGGAAATGagaaagttttaaagaatttctAGAACACTATCTTAAAATTTACAATTACTCATGTaatcaaaaaatattaaatgactcATAAACATTGGATGATATGTGTTTCTTCTAACTTCTGAACAAATAAGTCCTtgtaaaaaaatggaaatatttattaGCTTGTATTACTCACTATACTGGTAAAAACAACATTTTTGATGGTGTATTTTGTGTGGTGCTATGAACTGAGCACATGGCCTCTTTCATGCTTAGAAATTAATCTGCCAGTGTTCAATACCATCCAACCAGGAGCAGGTTTAGAGAAAAAGCATGGCATTGAGTTTAAATCACCATAGGTTTAATTATAACTTAAACTTTGCTACAAACTTAGACTTCCTATGAATCAATTCTCTCATCAGTAAAGCAAGTATCAAAAACAGTAGTTATCTCACAGAATACCATTGTGATGCATCAATGGGAAATGCAAAATGTCTAGAATAGCTCCCTGCACTCAACATCTCAATTTAATCACTATCCCTTCTGCTCAGCAAACAAGATTTCAAGTACTTAAAATTATATGATAATAATTCTTCTGATATGTTTAAGTATTATTAATTTCAAGGACTctaaattgtatttaaatttgCTTAGAGGAGCAAAGCAGCATTGTTTTAAGAATAGTACAATAGGAATGCTACATAATAGATGTTCATGTTATCAATGGTGAATAAATTACATGGTAAATTCATGATTTATCAGGATAAATTTGTAGGCAGGATGGGACAATCTGGACTAGAGACCTCTAGCCCGGGTGTAAGTCTGGAGACAGTACTGAGGATCCAGAGAAGACAGAACACAGAGAGGCCGTCCCCTCCTACTGGGTCCCCTATTCTGGTCTTTGAATATATCAGAGGCCATATCACATCCTCCACACAGGCCCCTCCAACCAGCTCATAAGCGCTGTTACCTTTCCTTAAAGTCTCTGTCATGCACGCTGTGTTTCCCAAGGTTTATCATTCTCTGCAGTTTCTTGATATCACCTTCACTTGCAGCCTGGTGGATCTTTTTGCGAGGTTTGTATCTGGCTTCGTTTGCacaaatgcttttcatatccCGTAAAAAGTCCAACAAGTTTTTTCCTGGGACATCGCAGAAACCCATAGGTGTCTTTTCCTTAATTCCATGAACCAAGTTCTTCATGACTGAAGATACTTACTGGCCTCACCGCCTGGCCCTGACCTTCGGATTTTCCCTAGTATTTGTCCTTTAGCCCACTAATTCCCCAACTCAGAATTAGCTCAGTATTTGTCCTTTGGCCCACTAATTCCCCAACTCAGAATTATGGAAAAATCAAGATACGCCCACAAGCTCCCCCACTAAAACTGTATGGTGGGGGAAATAGCTTATGACACCCCTAGATACAGTTGCTGGACTCCAGGTTGCCAAGCAACACAGGTAAACATTGGTGTGCATGCGCAAGAGCGGGCCTCCTGCACTGCTAACATCCCTAGAGTTTAAGGGTGTTCATTgtgaatgtacaagccacttctGGCCATCTTTCTTCAGGAAAACAAGTCTGTGTTCCATTAAATATCCATATTACCCTCACTGCAAACAATATTCCTCCTCAGCTTCCATCTCTCAGTCTGAGATCTAGCTCCTTACTCCCCTTCTACACTttgctctcctttcctcttcccttcttctctctccctcttctatcCCTCCATTATTCATACAACCttaagttctttttcttcctcttccatttttcACTACCCCCTTCTCAACCCCATTCTTCTCCCCAGGAGCAGCAGCCCAACCCAGCTCTTACATTAGTTCATCATTCAAATGCACCCCTGGAAAGtccatctttctttctacctTACTTCCTTCTCTCCACACCCCTTTCACTAGGTTTCCCACAAGATTCCAGAATACACCTATCTCTTCTTCCTGCTGACCTTCACCCACACCATATAATctcaccattcattcattcaccacacatacacacagtgaaaagcaagcaaacaagacgTGATGGTGCACattttaatcctagtgctcaggaggctaaTGCAGGAGAATTTTGAGTTTGCTGCTAGCTTTGATTAAACTTAGCTCCAAATAGGAAAAAGTACCAGAAATGTCTGGAAGGCAGTGATGAACTGTTCAGGTGTGAAAACAATGGAtaatttttaactttcatttccaTTAGTGCTTTTTATATAgtctaaaatatgtatttcataaTAGCTAGTAAATATGTGACCACTGAATAACAAAAAAGTGATATATAAATAATAACCAAgcaataaatatgtaataatatatggCTTATAACCAATAGATATGATCATTTCATCttcaatttgaaataaattattcaagTTTATCAAGCAGttagagaagaaataataaatcGTGTCAAAGTGGAGGACATCATTTAACATTTGTGTTTATAATACAGTATTCAGGttgtatattcttttttccccctttttttattattattattattttacaacaccattcagttcaacataatagccacagattcccctgttctccccctctcgcccacccctccccccagcccaccccccattcccacctcctccagatcaaggtctcccccgagtaccagggttgacctggtagactcagttcaggttGTATATTCTTGTGAGGAGCTTAGGAGACCCTTTTCATACTCAGGAGTTGTTTACTCAGTCTCTTCATTGCCaccttcatgtctttgtttctcagtGTATAAATGACAGGGTTCAGGATGGGCGTAATCATGAAGTCCAGAATGGCAAGAAACTTATCCACTGGGACATTAGGAAATGGCCATATGTACACGAAGATGCATGGtccaaagaacaaaaccaccacagagatgTGAGCAGAAAGTGTAGAGAGGGCCTTAGACAAACTGCCCAAGGACTGTTTCCGTACAGTGAACAGTATGAAGATGTAGGAGACAATCAATAAGAAAAAGGTAGTGACAGAAATTAATCCACTGTCAGCAGTAACCAAGAACTCCATTCTGTAGGTGTCTATGCAGGCCAGTTTGATGAACCTAGGAAGGTCACAGTAAAAACTATCTATCTCATTCGAACCACAAAAAGGCAAATGGACAACAAAAGCTAACTGAGCCACTGAGTGAATGAGACCAATAACCCATGCACCAATCACAAGCAAAAGGCACATTCGTGGGCTCATGATGGTCAGGTAGTGAAGGGGCTTGCATATGGCCACATATCTGTCCCAGGCCATGGCTACCAGCAACACCATCTCACATCCCCCCAGGACATGAAGGACAAACATCTGGAAGATACAGCCCTGGAATGAAATGGTATTATGACTGGAGTACAGATCAGAAATCAACTTAGGAACAGTTGAGGTAGAAAAACATAAGTCAACAAATGAAAGATTAGCTAAAAGGAGGTACATGGGTGAATGTAAATGAGGGTCAAGGACAACTGTAAGCACAACTGAGAAATTCCCCAGAAAAATGGTTGCATATGATATTGTAGAAAACACAAAGAGGAAACATTGTGTTGGTCTGTAGATTGATAATCCCAGGAATATAAACTCAGATACTTCAGAGTAATTTGCTTCATTCATTGGATCTTTCTTGAGTTATCTAcaatactcaaaacaaaacaagcaaagcagttaccagaaataataaaataataacctagcagtgaaatattttatttgtgaactcattacaataaaatgattttatattaaaaagtataatttaaaataaatatctattgaaagaaataaacataaattgtttcaaaatatgtattaataaaaacatttcttcatGACAGAACATATTTTGAAGAATTAATGTCTCTATTCTTCCAATATCCATTATGAATATATACTGTATCCCAAATACTATGTTGTGTCCTTTGGTAAGACGGTGATCCTGTTTCTGGCAGAATTGCAGACACATTGAATACTTTAAGCGTGAACAACTTTAAACACAAAACCTTGATGACTAAGATGAAGAAAAAGCATAGGAGAATGGTTGGTTTATATCAGTGCCATCTGACTGAAGAGGAATTAGAGTGTAAAGGGTTTGAAATGTCCTCTGCAATGACCTTGAAACAAGGGAAGTACATCAGAGTAAAGCAAGCATTTGTGTTAAAGAACTTTGCTGTTTTATCCTAAGAACAGTCTCTTAGTCACCATACAAATGGTAAATCGACTTTTGTACTATctgagaa of Peromyscus maniculatus bairdii isolate BWxNUB_F1_BW_parent chromosome 4, HU_Pman_BW_mat_3.1, whole genome shotgun sequence contains these proteins:
- the LOC102927116 gene encoding olfactory receptor 4F6-like; its protein translation is MNEANYSEVSEFIFLGLSIYRPTQCFLFVFSTISYATIFLGNFSVVLTVVLDPHLHSPMYLLLANLSFVDLCFSTSTVPKLISDLYSSHNTISFQGCIFQMFVLHVLGGCEMVLLVAMAWDRYVAICKPLHYLTIMSPRMCLLLVIGAWVIGLIHSVAQLAFVVHLPFCGSNEIDSFYCDLPRFIKLACIDTYRMEFLVTADSGLISVTTFFLLIVSYIFILFTVRKQSLGSLSKALSTLSAHISVVVLFFGPCIFVYIWPFPNVPVDKFLAILDFMITPILNPVIYTLRNKDMKVAMKRLSKQLLSMKRVS
- the LOC143272953 gene encoding uncharacterized protein LOC143272953, which produces MKNLVHGIKEKTPMGFCDVPGKNLLDFLRDMKSICANEARYKPRKKIHQAASEGDIKKLQRMINLGKHSVHDRDFKERTALHFACIYGREEVVNVLLRNNCDIDAVDRNSITPLMKAVQNWSYGCMCTLLKHGANPNHMDKNGNTSLHYAVSEDNQKLVEYLLKYNADMEQKNKDGFTPLLLALKENKMEMAKFLVKKGANIHVFDKMKRNTLLYAIRWDSTDMVSLFLDEGIDFFVKDVFGWTALRYAIEGTSKGSRKILMDYEIKLHIKNKDGNPDG